A window of the Gemmatirosa kalamazoonensis genome harbors these coding sequences:
- the aroA gene encoding 3-phosphoshikimate 1-carboxyvinyltransferase, with protein sequence MKVTGSVRVPGDKSISHRALMFAALGDGPSRITRILDSADVRSTAGVLRALGADMPELSADFVVTGHGLRGLRAPVRDLDCGNSGTTARLMAGVCAAQPFASRFVGDESLSKRPMGRVARPLSAMGASFELSTGERLPMVVHGTELEKVEWHNEKSSAQVKSAILLAGVCAGVEVVVREPTRSRDHTERMLAARGAEVWVNDDAVLLWPVQGLPALDVAVPGDPSSAAFFVALAALATEGTLTLPDVCLNPTRTGFFFALARMGVRIDVDDERTEGGETVGTLAVSPGELRSTEIAPAEVPSLIDELPMLACLATRAEGETVVRGAEELRVKESDRIAAVVGNLRALGADADELPDGFVVRGNRASLKGRVTTHGDHRLAMAFGVLGALPGNEIEVDDPACVDVSFPTFWRDLDGAVR encoded by the coding sequence ATGAAGGTCACCGGCAGCGTACGCGTCCCGGGTGACAAGTCGATCAGTCACCGCGCGCTCATGTTCGCCGCGCTCGGCGACGGCCCGTCGCGCATCACGCGCATCCTCGACTCCGCCGACGTGCGGTCCACGGCGGGCGTGCTGCGCGCGTTAGGCGCGGACATGCCCGAGCTGTCGGCCGACTTCGTCGTGACCGGGCACGGGCTGCGCGGTCTCCGCGCGCCGGTGCGCGACCTCGACTGCGGCAACAGCGGCACGACGGCGCGGCTGATGGCCGGGGTGTGCGCCGCGCAGCCGTTCGCGTCGCGCTTCGTCGGCGACGAGAGCCTGAGCAAGCGGCCGATGGGGCGCGTCGCCCGGCCGCTCTCGGCCATGGGCGCGTCGTTCGAGCTCTCGACCGGCGAGCGGCTGCCGATGGTCGTGCACGGCACGGAGCTCGAGAAGGTGGAGTGGCACAACGAGAAGTCGAGCGCGCAGGTGAAGAGCGCCATCCTGCTCGCCGGCGTGTGCGCGGGCGTCGAGGTCGTGGTGCGCGAGCCGACGCGCTCCCGCGACCACACCGAGCGCATGCTCGCCGCGCGCGGCGCGGAGGTCTGGGTGAACGACGACGCCGTGCTGTTGTGGCCCGTGCAGGGCCTTCCCGCACTCGACGTCGCGGTGCCCGGCGACCCGTCGTCCGCCGCGTTCTTCGTCGCCCTCGCGGCGCTCGCGACGGAGGGCACGCTGACGCTGCCCGACGTGTGCCTGAATCCGACGCGCACCGGCTTCTTCTTCGCGCTCGCGCGCATGGGCGTGCGCATCGACGTCGACGACGAGCGCACGGAGGGCGGGGAGACCGTCGGCACGCTCGCCGTGTCGCCTGGCGAGCTGCGCTCCACCGAGATCGCACCAGCCGAGGTGCCGTCGCTGATCGACGAGCTGCCGATGCTCGCGTGCCTCGCCACGCGCGCCGAGGGCGAGACCGTCGTGCGCGGGGCCGAGGAGCTGCGCGTGAAGGAGAGCGATCGCATCGCGGCCGTCGTCGGCAACCTGCGCGCGCTCGGAGCCGACGCGGACGAGCTGCCGGACGGCTTCGTGGTGCGCGGCAATCGCGCGTCGCTGAAGGGCCGCGTCACGACGCACGGCGACCACCGCCTCGCGATGGCGTTCGGCGTCCTCGGCGCGCTGCCGGGGAACGAGATCGAGGTCGACGACCCGGCGTGCGTGGACGTGTCGTTCCCGACGTTCTGGCGCGACCTGGACGGCGCCGTCCGGTGA
- a CDS encoding 2,3,4,5-tetrahydropyridine-2,6-dicarboxylate N-succinyltransferase, whose translation MTIDRKDLEQRILAAEPKEPGAPFSPNAGMAVDQLLTALEQGHVRAAERDADGRWHAVPWVKRGILLAFRLGKVADMSPAGGGSHAAFTFFDKHTVPPRTLRIESGVRVVPGGSSIRRGTYIASGVVCMPPMYINVGAYVGAGTMVDSHALVGSCAQIGERVHLSAAAQIGGVLEPVNASPVVVEDDAIVGGNCGVYEGTVVRRRAVLAAGVVLTRGTPVFDLERETVYRGTADAPLEIPEGAVVVPGARRITGGWAEAQGLSLQTPIIVKYRDEKTDLSTALEAWLR comes from the coding sequence GTGACGATCGACCGCAAGGACCTGGAGCAGCGCATCCTCGCCGCCGAGCCGAAGGAGCCCGGTGCGCCGTTCTCGCCGAACGCCGGCATGGCCGTCGACCAGCTGCTCACGGCGCTGGAGCAGGGGCACGTCCGCGCCGCCGAGCGCGATGCCGACGGCCGCTGGCACGCCGTGCCGTGGGTGAAGCGCGGCATCCTGCTCGCGTTCCGGCTCGGCAAGGTCGCCGACATGTCACCGGCCGGCGGCGGCTCGCATGCGGCGTTCACGTTCTTCGACAAGCACACCGTGCCGCCGCGCACGCTGCGCATCGAGTCGGGAGTGCGCGTGGTCCCGGGCGGGTCGTCGATCCGCCGCGGGACGTACATCGCGTCGGGGGTCGTCTGCATGCCGCCGATGTACATCAACGTCGGCGCGTACGTCGGCGCCGGCACGATGGTCGACTCGCACGCGCTCGTCGGCTCGTGCGCGCAGATCGGCGAGCGCGTGCACCTGAGCGCCGCCGCGCAGATCGGCGGTGTGCTGGAGCCGGTGAACGCGTCGCCCGTCGTCGTCGAGGACGACGCGATCGTCGGCGGCAACTGCGGCGTCTACGAGGGCACCGTCGTCCGGCGCCGTGCGGTGCTCGCCGCCGGCGTGGTGCTCACGCGCGGCACGCCGGTGTTCGATCTGGAGCGCGAGACCGTGTACCGTGGGACCGCCGACGCGCCGCTCGAGATCCCCGAGGGTGCGGTCGTGGTGCCGGGCGCGCGGCGCATCACCGGCGGATGGGCGGAGGCGCAGGGCCTGTCGCTGCAGACGCCGATCATCGTGAAGTACCGCGACGAGAAGACGGATCTCTCGACCGCGCTCGAGGCGTGGCTGCGATGA
- the dapA gene encoding 4-hydroxy-tetrahydrodipicolinate synthase, producing the protein MTQTNVLRGVGTALATPFTRGGDVDEPALRRFVRWQLEQGVHFLVPCGSTGEAATMTVAEQRRVVEIVVDEAGGRVPIVAGAGVNDTQKAIALSREMRAAGATHLLHVSPAYSKPPQRGIEAHFRAVADAVDLPIVLYNVPGRTGSNVEARTTLRLAEVPNIVAVKEASGNLAQVQEILRNRPPGFIVLSGEDAITLGIMAAGGDGVVSVTSNATPRLVADLCERALAGDFAAARDVDARLAAWTSAAFVESNPIPLKAALSMLGLMEDVLRLPLVPLADAYRAAVRAALESAGAFQHAPGDAQRTGRAGAAA; encoded by the coding sequence ATGACGCAGACCAACGTGCTCCGCGGCGTCGGTACGGCGCTCGCGACACCGTTCACGCGCGGCGGCGACGTCGACGAGCCGGCGCTGCGTCGCTTCGTGCGCTGGCAGCTCGAGCAGGGCGTCCACTTCCTCGTGCCGTGCGGGTCCACGGGCGAGGCGGCGACGATGACGGTCGCCGAGCAGCGGCGCGTCGTGGAGATCGTCGTCGACGAGGCGGGCGGCCGCGTGCCGATCGTGGCCGGCGCGGGCGTGAACGATACGCAGAAGGCCATCGCGCTCTCGCGCGAGATGCGCGCCGCCGGCGCCACGCACCTGCTGCACGTCTCTCCCGCGTACAGCAAGCCGCCGCAGCGCGGCATCGAGGCCCACTTCCGCGCCGTCGCCGACGCCGTCGACCTGCCGATCGTGCTGTACAACGTCCCCGGCCGGACGGGCAGCAACGTCGAGGCGAGAACGACGCTGCGCCTCGCCGAGGTGCCCAACATCGTCGCGGTGAAGGAGGCGTCGGGGAACCTCGCGCAGGTGCAGGAGATCCTGCGCAACCGCCCGCCGGGCTTCATCGTCCTCTCCGGCGAGGACGCCATCACGTTAGGCATCATGGCCGCCGGCGGCGACGGCGTCGTCTCCGTCACGTCGAACGCGACGCCGCGGCTGGTCGCCGACCTGTGCGAGCGTGCGCTCGCCGGCGACTTCGCCGCGGCGCGCGACGTCGACGCGCGTCTCGCGGCGTGGACGAGCGCCGCGTTCGTCGAATCGAATCCGATCCCCCTCAAGGCTGCACTCTCGATGCTCGGACTCATGGAAGACGTGCTGCGGCTGCCTCTCGTGCCGCTCGCGGACGCGTACCGTGCGGCCGTGCGCGCCGCGCTCGAATCGGCCGGCGCGTTCCAGCACGCGCCCGGCGACGCGCAGCGCACCGGTCGCGCGGGAGCGGCGGCGTGA
- the dapB gene encoding 4-hydroxy-tetrahydrodipicolinate reductase, producing the protein MTAPLRVALVGMGKMGRTIDALAAERGAEIVARLDRDDRVDAAALGGADVAIDFTEPAAAVPNVRACLAGGVPVVVGTTGWYDQLPALERDVRDADGRMLWAANFSLGVNAMIRLAAEAGRLLRDSGMDVHLVETHHTQKKDAPSGTAIAIARAATATLGREIPTTSVRVGHVPGTHTLVFDGPFEQLRIEHDARDRRVFAEGALAAARWLAARREPGVYTMSDVLAPASDQSTGGLRP; encoded by the coding sequence GTGACCGCCCCGCTGCGCGTCGCGCTCGTCGGCATGGGCAAGATGGGCCGCACGATCGATGCGCTGGCCGCTGAGCGCGGCGCCGAGATCGTGGCACGGCTCGACCGGGACGATCGTGTGGACGCCGCGGCTCTCGGCGGCGCTGACGTCGCCATCGACTTCACCGAGCCGGCCGCCGCGGTGCCTAACGTGCGCGCGTGCCTCGCCGGCGGCGTGCCCGTGGTCGTCGGCACGACGGGCTGGTACGACCAGCTCCCGGCGCTCGAGCGCGACGTCCGCGACGCCGATGGCCGCATGCTCTGGGCGGCCAACTTCTCCCTCGGCGTGAACGCGATGATCCGGCTCGCCGCCGAGGCGGGGCGCCTGCTCCGCGACTCGGGCATGGACGTGCATCTCGTGGAGACGCACCACACGCAGAAGAAGGACGCGCCGTCCGGCACGGCGATCGCCATCGCGCGCGCCGCGACGGCGACGCTCGGCCGCGAGATTCCGACGACGAGCGTTCGGGTCGGCCACGTCCCCGGTACGCACACGCTCGTCTTCGATGGTCCGTTCGAGCAGCTCCGCATCGAGCACGACGCGCGCGACCGTCGCGTGTTCGCCGAGGGGGCGCTCGCCGCGGCGCGCTGGCTCGCCGCGCGGCGCGAGCCCGGCGTGTACACGATGAGCGACGTGCTCGCGCCGGCGAGCGACCAGTCAACTGGAGGGCTCCGGCCATGA
- the lysC gene encoding lysine-sensitive aspartokinase 3 → MIVVKFGGTSVGDAEAIERAASIVRGRLPGRPVIVVSAMGGATNALLALAEQASRGQLIGAARAVEALRERHLNAVTALVPDAQAATELSGELGAMFDELARLAEAISVLGFLTPRSLDTIAAYGEILSSHLVTAAFRARDIPAELVDARRVMITDDHFCKAEPDADRIAEAARAHLQPHLREGRVPIMGGFIGATPDGITTTLGRGGSDYSASLVGAALQADVIEIWTDVDGMLTADPRVVPDARLIERIRFDEASELASFGAKVLHPSTIAPAVRRGIPVYIYNSRRPEGKGTLITSDAPRRPVSAIAAKSATTVVKLRSTRMLLASGFMKTVFEIFERHRTSVDVIATSEVSLSVTLDDPSNLDELLGDLTPLGDVSVERERGIVSIVGAGLSDNGVALARAFGALGDLRVHMASLSATGINLTLVVDGEHVGPAMQRLHDAFFGEGAT, encoded by the coding sequence TTGATCGTCGTCAAGTTCGGCGGCACTTCGGTCGGCGACGCGGAGGCGATCGAGCGCGCGGCGTCGATCGTGCGCGGGCGCCTCCCCGGCCGCCCCGTGATCGTCGTCTCCGCGATGGGCGGCGCGACGAACGCGCTGCTCGCGCTGGCGGAGCAGGCGTCGCGCGGTCAGCTCATCGGCGCCGCGCGTGCCGTGGAAGCGCTGCGCGAGCGTCACCTGAACGCGGTGACGGCGCTCGTGCCCGACGCGCAGGCGGCCACCGAGCTGTCGGGCGAGCTCGGGGCGATGTTCGACGAGCTCGCGCGGCTCGCCGAGGCGATCTCGGTGCTCGGCTTTCTCACGCCGCGCAGCCTCGACACGATCGCGGCGTACGGCGAGATCCTCTCGTCGCATCTCGTGACCGCGGCGTTCCGCGCGCGCGACATTCCGGCCGAGCTGGTGGACGCGCGGCGCGTGATGATCACGGACGATCACTTCTGCAAGGCGGAGCCGGACGCCGACCGGATCGCCGAGGCGGCGCGCGCGCATCTGCAGCCGCACCTGCGCGAGGGACGCGTGCCGATCATGGGTGGCTTCATCGGCGCGACGCCCGACGGCATCACGACGACCCTCGGTCGCGGCGGCTCGGACTACAGTGCGTCGCTCGTCGGCGCGGCGCTGCAGGCGGACGTCATCGAGATCTGGACCGACGTCGACGGCATGCTCACGGCCGATCCGCGTGTGGTGCCCGATGCGCGTCTCATCGAGCGGATCCGGTTCGACGAGGCGTCGGAGCTGGCGTCGTTCGGCGCAAAGGTGCTGCACCCGAGCACGATCGCCCCCGCCGTTAGGCGCGGCATCCCGGTGTACATCTACAACTCGCGGCGGCCGGAGGGGAAGGGCACGCTCATCACGTCGGACGCACCGCGCCGCCCGGTGAGCGCGATCGCCGCGAAGAGCGCGACGACGGTGGTGAAGCTGCGCTCCACGCGCATGCTGCTCGCCTCGGGGTTCATGAAGACCGTGTTCGAGATCTTCGAGCGGCATCGCACGTCGGTGGACGTCATCGCCACGTCCGAGGTGTCGCTGTCCGTCACGCTCGACGACCCGTCCAACCTCGACGAGCTGCTCGGCGACCTCACGCCGCTCGGCGACGTGTCGGTGGAGCGGGAGCGCGGGATCGTGTCGATCGTCGGCGCGGGGCTCAGCGACAACGGCGTCGCGCTCGCCCGCGCGTTCGGCGCGCTCGGCGACCTGCGCGTGCACATGGCGTCGCTCAGCGCCACGGGCATCAACCTCACCCTCGTCGTCGACGGGGAGCACGTCGGCCCGGCCATGCAGCGGCTGCACGACGCGTTCTTCGGGGAGGGCGCGACGTGA
- the asd gene encoding aspartate-semialdehyde dehydrogenase — MPRPTPHVPPLASLVPTGESFSRWPVAILGATGAVGQTFARLLADHPWFEVVELAASERSAGKRYAEVTRWIEGVMPDALRDREVLPCDPSAVRSTIVFSALDSSAAGTIEPAFAAAGKLVFSNAKNFRMAPDVPLVVPEINGDHLAIVEAQRRARGWDGAIVTNANCSVTVASLPLAPLHEAFGLSKAFLATMQAVSGAGYPGVPSLDILGNVIPYIADEEPKVETELQKILGRVDGERIAHAPFVVTAHTNRVPVEHGHTVCMSLGFERRPSVDEVLEVLREWRGSELTRDMPSAPERPIVVSDAPDRPQPRRDVMAGDGMSVTVGRVRADHLLDIRLVASGHNTIRGAAGGSILNAEIALGAPSRAHGAVAAAALAG, encoded by the coding sequence ATGCCCCGACCGACGCCGCACGTCCCGCCGCTCGCTTCGCTCGTTCCGACGGGCGAGTCGTTCTCGCGCTGGCCGGTCGCGATCCTCGGCGCCACCGGCGCGGTCGGCCAGACCTTCGCGCGACTGCTCGCCGACCATCCGTGGTTCGAGGTCGTGGAGCTCGCCGCCTCCGAGCGCTCGGCCGGCAAGCGCTACGCCGAGGTCACGCGCTGGATCGAGGGCGTCATGCCCGACGCGCTGCGCGACCGCGAGGTGTTGCCGTGCGATCCCTCGGCGGTGCGCTCGACGATCGTGTTCTCGGCGCTCGACTCGTCCGCTGCCGGCACCATCGAGCCCGCGTTCGCCGCGGCCGGCAAGCTCGTATTCAGCAACGCGAAGAACTTCCGCATGGCGCCCGACGTGCCGCTGGTCGTGCCCGAGATCAACGGCGATCACCTCGCGATCGTCGAGGCGCAGCGCCGCGCGCGCGGGTGGGACGGCGCCATCGTCACGAACGCGAACTGCTCGGTGACCGTCGCGTCGCTGCCGCTCGCGCCGCTGCACGAGGCGTTCGGTCTGTCGAAGGCGTTCCTCGCCACGATGCAGGCGGTCTCCGGAGCCGGCTATCCCGGCGTGCCGTCGCTCGACATCCTCGGCAACGTCATCCCGTACATCGCCGACGAGGAGCCGAAGGTCGAGACGGAGCTGCAGAAGATCCTCGGCCGCGTCGACGGCGAGCGCATCGCGCACGCGCCGTTCGTCGTCACGGCGCACACGAACCGCGTGCCGGTGGAGCACGGCCACACCGTGTGCATGTCGTTAGGCTTCGAGCGGAGGCCGAGCGTCGACGAGGTGCTCGAGGTGCTGCGTGAGTGGCGCGGCTCGGAGCTCACGCGCGACATGCCGAGCGCGCCCGAGCGCCCCATCGTCGTGAGCGACGCGCCCGATCGCCCGCAGCCGCGGCGCGACGTGATGGCGGGCGACGGCATGAGCGTCACCGTCGGTCGCGTGCGCGCGGACCACCTGCTCGACATCCGACTCGTCGCGAGCGGCCACAACACGATTCGCGGCGCCGCCGGCGGCTCCATTCTGAACGCCGAGATCGCGCTCGGCGCGCCGTCGCGCGCGCACGGGGCGGTGGCCGCCGCGGCGCTCGCGGGGTGA
- a CDS encoding M20/M25/M40 family metallo-hydrolase, which yields MTDVVALAAELLAIQSSSGGEGHAVDFVSRWLVRRGWSVTVQEVSPGRGNVWATRSGGGVTLSTHLDTVPPYYPPRLEGSRLYGRGACDAKGIAAAMLSAADRLVAAGEQRVDLLFVVGEEKGSDGARAANHLPATSRFLVNGEPTESKLASGAKGSLRVTVRTRGREAHSAYAHLGRSAIEPLLDLLPTLRSLPLPSDPVLGNTTYNIGVVRGGTEANIVPAHAEAEVMFRLVGPVDPLKEQLTEWARGTAELEWGSHIPAQYFHTIDGFEIAPVAYTSDIPLLARWGTPLLFGPGSIHVAHTPDEFIAVDELRASVDAYERIVRALLS from the coding sequence ATGACCGACGTCGTCGCGCTCGCGGCCGAGCTGCTCGCCATACAATCGTCCTCCGGCGGCGAGGGACACGCCGTCGACTTCGTCTCACGCTGGCTCGTGCGCCGCGGCTGGAGCGTCACCGTGCAGGAAGTCTCGCCCGGGCGCGGCAATGTGTGGGCGACGCGCTCCGGCGGTGGCGTCACGCTCTCGACGCATCTCGACACCGTGCCGCCGTACTATCCGCCGCGCCTCGAGGGCTCGCGCCTGTATGGCCGCGGCGCGTGCGACGCGAAGGGCATCGCCGCCGCGATGCTCTCCGCCGCGGACCGTCTCGTCGCAGCGGGCGAGCAGCGCGTCGATCTGCTGTTCGTCGTCGGCGAGGAGAAGGGATCGGACGGCGCGCGCGCCGCGAACCATCTCCCGGCGACGAGCCGCTTCCTCGTGAACGGCGAGCCGACGGAGAGCAAGCTCGCGAGCGGCGCGAAGGGATCGCTGCGCGTCACGGTGCGCACGCGCGGCCGCGAGGCGCACTCCGCGTACGCGCACCTCGGGCGCTCGGCGATCGAGCCGCTGCTCGATCTGCTGCCGACGCTGCGCTCGCTGCCGTTGCCGAGCGACCCGGTGCTCGGCAACACCACGTACAACATCGGCGTGGTGCGCGGCGGCACGGAGGCGAACATCGTCCCGGCGCATGCGGAAGCGGAGGTCATGTTCCGCCTCGTCGGTCCGGTGGACCCGTTGAAGGAGCAGCTCACCGAGTGGGCACGCGGGACGGCGGAGCTGGAGTGGGGCTCGCACATCCCGGCACAGTACTTCCACACCATCGACGGCTTCGAGATCGCCCCCGTCGCGTACACGAGCGACATCCCGCTGCTCGCCCGCTGGGGCACGCCGCTGCTCTTCGGCCCCGGGTCGATCCATGTGGCGCACACGCCGGACGAGTTCATCGCCGTCGACGAGCTGCGCGCGAGCGTCGACGCGTACGAGCGCATCGTGCGCGCGCTGTTGTCGTGA